The sequence GGGCGGAACGGTGCTACTGTTTTGTCCGATGTTCTTGTCCAGTTCGAAGAAATTCGAAACCATTGGACTGCATGTACTAGCCCGCCCGACGCCCCCCAGAGAGAGCGCCAGGAGGGGCGAGGCGATCATGACCACCAGCGTGTACCCGCGCTTCTGTATCCTGATTTGCATTACTCCCCCTTTGTTATGAGCTCAAAGTCGTCTTTTAGTCTTGATAGACCGCCAAAGTCAGATCTCCATCGGATCTGTACTCGGTCGTCTACGCCATGCGCGTCGCTGGCGTCAAGACCTAAATCGTTAAATACCGCCTCTTACTGGCGGGCCTTGGCTAGGTTCCTTGCGTATCGCAAGTGCAATAGTGCAAGTTCGCAAGTTCAGACGCGTCCCGCGAACAGGTTAGTGGCCGCGGGGAGCGCGGGGGACGGAAGCAAGCGAGCCGGACCAGGGGCGGATCGGCCACCGCCACGCTGCCGGGGCCGGGAACCCGCTCCCGGTGTCGCCCGGCAGACTGTCAGAGCCTTTCCCGGTGGGTGCCTTGCGCAGCGCGTCAGCGTTTTTTCGACCAGCTCCCTCCCGCCGCCCCCTCACGAGGAGGCTGGTCCGGGAACTGAGACAAGGAGCGACGGAGCGGGGAGCCCGAGGGCGCCGAGCCGTATGGTGATCCTCCGCTGCCCGCCCCCCCCCAGCGTCGTTGCGACAGGGGCAGGGCAACGCTGGGCCAGTCCGCGCGGCGCTTCCCGTTGGTGCCGACCCGTGGTGCGGCGTCGTGAGGGGGAGCCCGCCTCCTTCAGCGCGCGAGGCGATGCAGCGCGATCCCCGAGGCGGTGGCGACGTTCAGCGAATGGCCCCGGCCCGCCATCCGGATCGCGACCGCGACGTCGGCGGCGGCGCGTGCGGCAGGGCTCACACCCTCGCCCTCGGCGCCGAGCAGCAGGGCGACCCGCTCCGGGACGGGCCGGCTGGTGCCGAGGTCGGCGACGTCGACGTCGCCGTCGGGCGTGAGCGCGACGATCGTGAACCCGTGCTCCTGGAGCCGCACGAGCGCGCCGGGCCACGGCGCCGCGCGCGCGAACGGCACGACCAGCGTCCCGCCCATCGAGACGCGGATCGCCTTGCGGTAGAGGGGGTCGGAGCAGCCGGGCGCCAGGAGCACGCCGCCGGCAGCGAACGCCATGGCGTTCCGGAAGACGCCGCCCACGTTGTCGGGGTTCGTGACCCCCTCGAGCACGACGAGGAGGCGCGTGTCGAGCAACGCATCGAGCGGGAGCTCCGCGCCGCGCTCCCCCACCGCCAGGCAGCCGCGGTGGAAGTTGAAGCCGACCACGCGCCCGAGCGTCTCCTCGGGCGCCACGTAGACGGGGAGCCCGTCGGCGAGGACGTCGCGCAGGTCCTCCGCCGCCGCCTCGGTCGCCAGCACCGAGCGGGCGCGGAAGCGCGAGCCGAGGAGCCGGCGCACCACCTGCCGGCTCTCGGCGACGAACGTCCCCGCGCGGCGGCGCCGCTCCCCGTCCCTCAGCTCGCGATAGTCCGCGAGGCGCGGATCATCGGCGTCGCGGACGCGCTCGACTCCCATTCATATCTGCAGCCACACGCTCTTCACCTGGGTGTAGAGGTCGAGCGCGTAGCGGCCCAGCTCGCGCCCGTAGCCGCTCTGCTTGTAACCGCCGAAGGGCGAGACCGGGTCGAACACGTTGTAGCAGTTGACCCACACCGTGCCCGCGCGGATGGCGCGCGCCACCCGGTGCGCCTTGCTCACGTCGCGGGTCCAGACGCCGGCGGCGAGGCCGTAGGTGGTGTCGTTGCCCTGGAGCACGGCGTCGTCCTCGTCCTTGAACGGGATCACGGAGACGACCGGGCCGAAGATCTCCTCGCGCGCGATCTTCATGTCGTTGCGCACGCCGGTGAAGACCGTGGGCTTCACGTAGTAGCCCTTCTCGAGCCCCTTCGCCGTGTTGCGCTCGCCGCCGATGAGCGGCTTCGCGCCCTCCTTCTTGCCCGCCTCGAGATAGCCCGTCACCCGATCGAGCTGCTCCTCGCTGACCAGCGGGCCGATGCGCGTCTCGGGGTCGAGGCCGGGGCCCTGCTTCATGCCCGCGGCCGTCTTGGCGAGCTTGTCGGCGAACTCGTCGTGCATCTTCTGCTCGACGAAGAGGCGCGTGCCGGCGCAGCACACCTGCCCGGCGCAGAAGAAGACGCCGAGCAGCGCGCCCTGCACGGCGGCGTCCGTGTCCGCGTCGCTGAACACGATGTTGGGCGACTTGCCGCCCAGCTCGAGCGACACGCGCTTGAGCGTCGACGCGGTCTCGCGGTGGATCTCCTTCCCCACCTCGGTCGAGCCCGTGAAGGCGATCTTGTCGACCATGGGATGGCGGACGAGGGCGCCGCCGGCGGTCGGCCCGAAGCCGGGCACGATGTTGACGACGCCGGCGGGCACACCGGCCTCGAGCAGCAGCTCGCCCAGGCGGAGCGCCGTGAGCGGGGTCTGCTCGGCCGGCTTGAGGACGCAGGTGTTGCCGCACGCGAGCGCCGGCGCGAGCTTCCAGGCGCACATGAGGAGCGGGAAGTTCCACGGGATGATCTGCCCGCACACGCCCACCGGCTCGCGCAGCGTGAAGTTGAAGAAGGCCGCGTCGGAGGGGTTGGTCTCGCCGTAGATCTTGTTCACCCAGCCGGCGTAGTAGCGGAAGGTCTCGGCGCTGGCCGGGATGTCGACGTGGCGGCTCTCCGTGAAGGGCTTCCCGTTGTCGAGCGTCTCGAGCTGCGCCAGCTCGTCGCCGTTCGCCTCGATCAGGTCGGCGATCCTGAGCAGGAGGCGCTGGCGCTCGCTCGGGTTCGTGCGCGCCCATCTCCCATCGTCGAAGGTCCGGCGCGCGGCGCGCGCGGCGCGGTCGATGTCCTCCTTGTCGCCCTCCGCGACCCGCGCGAGCACCTGGCCCGTGGCGGGGTTGATGGTCTCGAACGTCTTCCCCGACGCCGCCTCGACCCACTTGCCGTCGATCAGCATCTTGCGGACCGGCGCGGCGACGAAGCGCTCCACTGCCGACTGGAGCTGAACCGCTGCACCCATGGCGCCCTCCTTGCGGGTTGGTGTTCGGGAGGCATCGTAGGCCCGGGGGCGCTGAGCGGTCAACCGACTCTCTGCACCGCTCGAGGCCAGCCGGTCGGTGCGCCGCTCGGCCCGATCCCGCCTGTGCGGTCTCTCGGCGCTTCGGAGGTGACGGACAGTGAGCAGTTCGAGCCAGGCACCCCGTTGGCTTGGCTCTCTCTGTGAAACATGTTAATCCAGCGGCCATGACGCGCATGTCCGTCCGTGACATCCGCCAGCGGTGGCCAGAGGCGGAGCGCGTCCTGGCGACGACGGGCGAGATCATCGTTACCCGGGACTCGAAGCCGGTGGCGCGCATCCTTCCCTATCGTCACCCCCGCCGCCCCAGCCGGGCTCGCTTCGATCCCGCCGCACATAGCCGCTGGCTCCGAGGCTTCTGGAAGAAGCGCGCGGCGGGTGTCTCCACGGACGAGCTCTTGAAGCGCGATCGCTCCGAGTAGTGGCGCCCGTCGGCTGACGGTCGTCATGGCGGGTCTCTACCTCGATACGAGCTGCTTCCTGAAGCTCTTCTTCCCCGAGCCGGAGACTTCGAGGGTCCTCGAGCTGGCCGGCAGAGAGGAGCAGATCGTCGTCTCGACGCTCGCCCGGCTCGAGGCGCTGGTGCAGGTCCAGGCGCGGGTGGCGACGCGGCTCCTCTCCGCGCGGGCGGCGACCGCGCTCATCGCCCGCATGGATGGCCTGCTTCGCCGCGAGCCCTATGAACTCGTCGCATGCCCCCCGGGCATCATCGAGATCGCGGAGTCGCAGATCCGGCCCGTGGCGAAGTCCACTTACTGCCGAACCCTGGATCGGCTCCACCTGGCGACCATGCAGGGCCTCGGGCTGCGCCGCCTGCTGACGAACGATGATGCTCAGGCGCGCGCGGCGCGCGTGCTCCGCTTCGAGGTCGGGTCGCCCCGCTGACCACGTAGGCGGACCCGGGACTCAGGACGCGCGTGCGAGCTTGCGCCGTTCGGCCGGCGCCGCTGCCGAGTAGATCCCCTCCCGCGTGGTCGGCACCGCGCCGCGCACCGCCGGATCGGGGCGCGAGGCGACCACCTGGTAGAGGCCGGTCGAGCCCTGCGTGAAGGCGACCGACGACGCGGCCAGGTAGGCGATCCACGTGCGGTAGATGCGCTCGCCGACCAGCGCCCGCGCCCGCTCTGCATTCGCCTGCAGGCGCTCGACCCACTGCCGCGTGGTGCGCGCGTAGTGCTCGCGCAGGCTCTCCACGTCGCGGATATCGAAGCGCGCGCGCTCGAGCACGTCGAGGATGTGGCTCACGTTGTCCATCTCGCCGTTCGGGAAGACGTGGCGCTCGAGGAACGCGGTCTCGGAGGTGCGCCGCCAGTGCTTCTCGTGCGTGATGCCGTGGTTCAGGAAGAGGCCGCCCGGCGCGAGGAGCTGGTGCACGCGCGCGAAGTAGGCCGGGTAGTTCCTGATCCCGATGTGCTCGATGACGCCGACGGCGGCGATCTTGTCGAAACGGAGGTCGCCGGGCAGGTCGCGGTAGTCCAGGTGGTCGACGCGGGCGCGCTCCTGGAGGCCCAGGCGGCGGATCCATGCCTGCCCGTACTCGGCCTGGGCGCGCGAGAGGGTCACGCCGCGGACGTCCGCGCCGTAGCGCTCGGCCGCCCACACGACCAGGCTGCCCCACCCGCAGCCGATGTCGAGGAGCCGCTCGCCCGCCTCGAGCCGCAGCTTCCGGCACACGAGGTCGAGCTTGTCCTCCTGCGCCTGGTCGAGGTCGCCGTCGGGGCGGCGGTAGTAGGCGCAGGTGTAGACCATGCGCCGGTCGAGGAAGAGGGCGTAGAACTCGTTCGACGCGTCGTAGTGGTACGCGATCGCCCTGGCATCGAATCGCTTCGTGCGGAGCCTCATGGCATCACCCGATCCCGAACGCGCCCTCGAGGACGAGGCGCCGGCGCAGCCCGGGGCGCGTGCAGGCGAGCCGTGCGGCGAGAACGATGAGAAGGTCCGGAGCGTGGCGCGCGAGGCGGGCGAGCGCGCCGGCCGGGCGACCGAAGGCCTCCGCGATCCGCGCGGGGTAGGTGGCCGGCCCGCCGTCGAGGATTGTCTCGGCGGCGAGGCAGGCGCTCCGCACCGCCGGGCCGATGCCCTCGCCCGAGATGTCGCGCGCGAGCCCGGCCGCGTTACCGACCAGCGCGAAGCGCTCGCCGCCGAGCCGCCGCGGCTGGCCGCGCCGGATCGCGTACGCGTGCCCGCGAAAGGGCATGAGCGCGAGGTCGTCGGGCAGCCGCCCGCTGGCGCGGAGGCGACCCAGCAGCCGGTCGAGCCGGCGGCGGATCGGCTCGCCGCCGAGCGCGCCCACGCCGACGTTCAGGAAGTCGCCCTTCGTGAAGTACCAGCCGTAGCCCTTGAAGTCGGGCTCGGCGATCAGCTCGGGCCAGCCGTGGCGGGGCGTGAGCGCGCGCAGGCGCTCCGCGCCGACGCTCGTCTCGCTCTCCTGCGTCACGACCACGTGCTCCTCGCCGCGCGCGCGCCCGAGCCCACGCGCGACCGGGCAGCCGTGCCCGCCCGCGCCGACCACGATCCCGGCGTGGACGGTGCCGGCGTCGCTCGCGACCTCGACGCCGCCCGGGAACGCGCGCACCTCGCGCACCCGCGCGCCCTCGTGCACCCGGGCTCCGGCCGCCGCCGCGCGGCGGAGGAGGAACGTGTCGAACTCCGCGCGCACGATGCCGTAGCTCGCCGTGCGGTCCCAGTGTGTCTCGTGCTCGTGGTCGCCGACCGCGACCGAGACGGCAGAGAAGGGCTGGATGGTGTACGGGTAGGCCGACGGGTCGAGCTCCAGGTCGGCGAGCGCCGCGTGCGTAACCCAGCCGGCGCAGAGCTTGACGCGGGGGAAAGTCGCGGCGTCGAAGAGGGTGACGCGCGCCCCCGCACGGGCGAGCCGCCACGCCACCGTGCTGCCCGCGGGCCCGCCGCCCACCACGAGGACGTCGGGCGCCGTCATACGCGGAGCAGTCCTGCCAGCACCGCGAGCCGGCTCCCGAGCGGCACGCGCAGCCGCTCGATCGCGTTGGCCGTGCGCATGGCGGCGAAGATGTCCCCCTCGATGTCGAGGTCACCGTGGATGTATGCCTCGCCGAAGCGGAGCGGCGTGGGACGCTGGACGATGCGCCGGAACGCGCCGCGCGAGCGGAACACGACCGCGAAGTCGCTCTCGCCCGGCCCGCCCACGCGCGCCGTGGTCCCGTCCCACAGGCGGAAGGTGAGCGGTGCCTCGAGGGAGGCGAAGACGCGCCGGAGGAGCCCGGCCGCCGCCGCCGCGCGCCGATCCGGGGGCGCCGAGGGCATGCCCGCCCTCTCTAGCGCACTGGCCGCGTCCTGAGAAGTGCCTTTCACAGGCCCCCGGGCGCGCGCTATCGTGGACCCGGTGAGCGCCGCTCCCGTGACCCTGGAGGGCTGGTACGTCCTCCACGAGATGTACGCGGTCGACTGGCCGCGCTGGAACGGGCTCGGCGGCGCGGACCGGGACGCGGTCGTCGCCGAGGCGACGGCGCTCCTCGAACGGCAGGCGGCGCCGCGAGACGGCCACAGCGGCTCCTGGACGCTCCTCACGCACAAAGGTGACCTCTGCCTCATGCACTGGCGCCGCGACCTGGAGGCGCTGCGCGCCGAGGAGGTGGCCCTGGCGCGCACCCGCCTGCGCGCGTTCCTGGTCCCCGCCTATTCCTATCTGTCCGTGATCGAGCTCGGCACCTACGACCTCGCCGGGCACGCCGAGGCGCGGCTCAAGACGCGGGGCGTGGCGCCGGAGGGGGCGCAGCTCGAGGAGGAGATGCGACAGATGGCCGCGCCGCGTCTCTTCCCGAAGATCCCGCCGCGCCGCTACCTCTGCTTCTACCCGATGTCGAAGCGGCGCGGCGAGCAGGTGAACTGGTACGACCTGCCCCCCGCGGCGCGCGCCGAGCTGATGCGCGGCCACGGCGAGATCGGGCGCAGGTACGCCGGCCGCGTGACGCAGGTGATCGCGGGCTCGGTCGGCCTCGACGACTGGGAATGGGGCGTCACGCTCTTCGCCGACGACCCGCTCGTCTTCAAGAAGCTCGTGCACGAGATGCGCTTCGACCCGGCGAGCTCGCGCTACGCGCTCTTCGGGCCGTTCTACGTCGGCATCCGGTTCGCGGCGGCGAAGCTCGGCGAGGTCCTGCGCACGGGAGTCGCCGGCGCCGACTGATCCGGGCCAGCTCGCGGCGCTCGCCGCCCTCGTCCTCGCGGCGGCGGTGCTCTACTCCTCGGTCGGCCACGGCGGGGCGTCCGCGTACCTGGCCGCGATGGGGCTCTTCGGCGTCGCCCCCGCCGCCATGCGGCCGGCCGCGCTCGCGATGAACATCGTGGTGGCGGCGGTGGGGACGTGGCGCTTCGCGTCCGCGGGCGCCGTCCCGGGGGGGCTCCTGCTGCCGCTCTGCGCCGCGTCGGTGCCGGCGGCGTTCGTCGGCGGCGCGATCAGGCTGCCCGCCAGCGTCTACGCGCCGCTCCTCGCGCTGACGCTCCTCGTCGGGGCCTGGCGTCTCTGGTCGCGGCTGGAGCGCGGCGACCTCCGCCCGGCGCCGCCGGCACGCACGCTGCTCGTGATCGGCGCTGGCTTCGGCCTCCTCGCCGGGCTGACCGGTATCGGCGGGGGCATCTTCCTCTCGCCGACGCTCATCCTGGCCGGCTGGGAGACGCCGCGACGCACGGCGGGCGCGTCGGTCGTGTTCATCCTGGTGAACTCGATCGCCGGCATCCTCGGGCACCTGTCGACCGCCGGCCAGGTGCCACCCGGGACGGCGCTCCTCGCCGCGGTCGCCCTCGCCGGCGGGCTCTATGGCTCGTGGCTCGGCGCGCGGCGGCTACCACCGCTCGCGCTCCGGCGGCTGCTCGCGGCGGTGCTCGTGATCGCGGGGACGAAGCTCCTGCTCTCGGGATAGCCCGCCCTCGGCACCCTCGCCTCGGGGGTGCGATCGCGCTAGGGAGGGACCATCCGCAGGCGTCTCGTCACCGTCCCCGACCTGGTCCGTACCCTGCCCAACCTGGCGGGAGCGGCGATGGTCTACTTCTACTTCAACTACGTCGACCCCTGGGGGCCTCCACGGCGCCCGCTGCTGGACCTCGGGGTGTTCGTGGTCGTCACCGCGACGATCGTGGTCGCCACCTTCATCTTCGGCATCCGTATATTCGGCCCGCTCCAGGCGTGGCGCGCGCGCCTGCTGCACGGGGCCGATCCAGCGGCAGTGCCCGGCTACATCCGTCGCCGGGCCCTGAACCGCCCCCTCGCCGTCGCCACCTTCAGCATGGCGGGCTGGACGCTGGCCGGCCTCTTCTACTTTCCCTACCAGCTCTGGGTGGTCGGCACCGACCCGGAGCAGGCCGCGCGCGTCCTCTCCGGCATCCTGTTCGTCGGCGGGCCGGTGGCCTCGGCGCTCGCCTTCCTGGTCGCCGAGTACTACTCCCGCCGCGACATCCCGCTCTTCTTCCCCGAGGGACGGCTCGAGCGCAGCGGCGTCCTCCGGGTCCCCATCCTGATGCGCCTGGGCGCCACCTTCTTCGTCACCTCGGTGCTGCCGCCCCTGCTCATGCTGATGGTGAGCGTGAGCCTGGTGCGCCGCTTCGGCGGCGAGCTGCCGGAGGAGATGCGGCCGCTCTGGGTCCAGCTCCTGCGCACGCAGGCGTACATCGTGGTGGCGACCGGCGGGGCGTCGTTCGTGATGGCGCTCCTGGTCGCGCGCTTCATCAACCGGCCGGTGCAGGCGCTCCGCTCCGCGATGGCGCGGGTCGCCGCCGGCGACCTCGACGTGCGCGTGCCCGTGCGGTCGACGGACGAGCTCGGCGAGCTGAACGAGCGTTTCAACGCGATGGTCGAGGAGCTCAGGCGCGCGGCGCGCATGCGCGAGCTCTTCGGGCGCTACGTGAGCCGCGCGGTGGCCGAGCAGGCGCTCGAGCGCGGCGTCGCGCTCGGCGGCGAGCTCACGCAGGCGACGGCGATGTTCGTCGACCTGCGCGGCTTCACCGCGATGACCCAGCGCACGCCGCCGGCGCGCGTGGTCGAGCTCCTGAACGAGTACTACGCCGTCGTCGCGCGGGTGGTCGAGCGCGAGGGCGGCCTCATCACGCAGTTCCTCGGCGACGGCGTGGTGGCGGTCTTCGGAGGACCGCTCCGCCCGCTCCCCGACCACGCCCGCCACGCGGTGAGGGCGGCCATCGCCGTCGAGCGCGAGCTCGTCGAGCGCAACGCCGCGGGCGGCGAGCGCCTGCTGGCGGGCATCGGCATCTGCACCGGCGACATGATCGCCGGCAACGTCGGCGCCGGCGGCCGCGTCACCTACACCATCGTGGGCGACGCCGTGAACCAGGCGGCGCGCCTGCAGGTGAAGACGCGCGACCTGGGCACCTCGATCCTGGTGACCGAGTCGACGCGCGCGGCCCTCGGCGAGCCGAACGGCCTGGTCCTCCGCCCGGTTGGCGCGGTCCCGCTCAAAGGCATCGCGGCGCCGGTCGAGGTGTACGCGGTCGAGGGCTAGGAGTCCGGACGGTCCCCTTGGCGAGCGCGATCGTCGTCTCGATCGCCGGGCTCCTGATCGTCGCCCAGGCCCTGGTGCAGATCGGCGTGCTGCGCGCCGGGACATAGGCGCCGACGTGCCCCACAGCGCCCTCGGCCTGCTCGCCTTCGGGTTCGTCCTCGGCCTCCGCCACGCCCTCGACGTCGATCACCTGGCGGCCGTGTCCACCATCGTGACGTCGCGGCGCAGCCTGTGGGCATCGTCGATCGTCGGCGCCGTCTGGGGTCTCGGGCACACCGCCGCGCTCCTCGCCGTCGCGCTCGTGGTCGTGGGCCTGCACGCCCAGATCCCGCCCCGGCTGGGCGCCGGTCTCGAGCTCGCGGTCGCGGCCATGCTCGTCGGGCTCGGCCTGAACCTCCTCGGGACCCTCTGGCGCGGCGGGCGGCTCCACTTCCACGGGCACGCGCACGACGGCCGCGAGCACCTACACCCGCACGTCCACCCGCGGACGCAGCGGGACGCCACGCAGCACCACCCCGTGCGCGCCGCCCGCCGGCCCTTCGTCGTCGGCCTGGTCCACGGCCTTGCCGGGAGCGCCGCGCTCATGCTCGGCGTGCTCGCGACCATCCCCTCGCCACGGCTCGCGCTCGCTTACGTGGCGACCTTCGGCGGCGGCTCGATCGGCGGCATGATCGCCATGAGCACGCTCCTCGGCATGCCGCTCGCGCTCGCGGCCGAGCGGTTCGCGCGGGCCGAGCTCGTGCTGCGGGCCTGCGCCGCGGTCGGCAGCGTGGCGGTCGGGGTGCTGCTGGCGCTGGCGACCGGCCTGCCGCGGTAGCCCCGACATCCAATGTCTCCTCGAGGCGTGCGCAGACGCGCCCTCGCCGCGGTCTGAGGGCCGGGGCCGATCCGCGCGTCCCCGCCGGCTGGTTGACACTCGCGCGCGCGCCCTCTCTACTCGAAGGGGCCGCCCTCCGGCGGCGCCGAGCGGGGTGGTGGAGGCTTCGGATGGAGACCGTGCGTCGGCCGGGGGGGAGCTCGGTAGGCTCCTCATCCTGCTGGCGCTCCTCGGGACGGCGGGCTACCTCTGGTGGGCCCAGGACGTCCCCCCGGTGTCGCCCGCGCCGGCGCCCGTGCCGGCTGCCGCCCCCGCGGCCACGCGCCCCGCCTCGCCGCTGCTCGCGCTGCCGCCGGAGCAGATGCGCGAAGGGCTCCACGCGGCGTACCGGCTCCAGCCCGACCGGCGCTGCCTCGCGGCCTTCACCGAGGTGCAGGCGTGGTTCGGCGGGCACGATCCCCTCCCCGTGTCGGCCACCTTCGAGCGGGGCGCGTGGCGGATCGAGATCGCCGGCGGGGGCGTCGGGACGCTGCCCGAGCTGCCCGACTTCGGCGACTGCATGAAGGCGCTCGAGAGGTGGGCGGTGGTGGTCGGGAAGGGGAAGGGAGCGGCGCCCGGCGGGGGGGACGCCCCCGCGCCGGGCCCGGAGCGCCTGAACCCCGCCGACCTGCTCGCCGACCTGCGCGCCGCCGACGGCAAGGCGTCGCACACCGCGGACTCGCGCGAGCTGGCACGCATCGGCCGCGACCTCGTCTACCTGACCCTCCAGTCGCTCGACCTCCTCGAGATGACGGACCGCCTGCGCGCCAAGGCGTGGGCGTTCCTCGCCATGTCGGCCGCGCTCACCGGCGCCGACCTCCGGCGGGAGACGGCGCTCCTCGCCTACCTGCTCGACTACTCCGAGAGCGCGCGCCGGCTCGCGGAGGCGCTTCCAGCCGCCGACCCGGTGCGCGCCTTCGTCCTGCGCGACGAGCGCGCGCTCGCGGCGCTGGCGGAGGCGTCGGGCGACGAGCTGAGCGCGCTGCTCGTACTCGTGCGCCGGGCCGAGGACCACGACTACCCGGGCTG is a genomic window of Deltaproteobacteria bacterium containing:
- a CDS encoding RNA methyltransferase; this translates as MGVERVRDADDPRLADYRELRDGERRRRAGTFVAESRQVVRRLLGSRFRARSVLATEAAAEDLRDVLADGLPVYVAPEETLGRVVGFNFHRGCLAVGERGAELPLDALLDTRLLVVLEGVTNPDNVGGVFRNAMAFAAGGVLLAPGCSDPLYRKAIRVSMGGTLVVPFARAAPWPGALVRLQEHGFTIVALTPDGDVDVADLGTSRPVPERVALLLGAEGEGVSPAARAAADVAVAIRMAGRGHSLNVATASGIALHRLAR
- a CDS encoding aldehyde dehydrogenase family protein — translated: MGAAVQLQSAVERFVAAPVRKMLIDGKWVEAASGKTFETINPATGQVLARVAEGDKEDIDRAARAARRTFDDGRWARTNPSERQRLLLRIADLIEANGDELAQLETLDNGKPFTESRHVDIPASAETFRYYAGWVNKIYGETNPSDAAFFNFTLREPVGVCGQIIPWNFPLLMCAWKLAPALACGNTCVLKPAEQTPLTALRLGELLLEAGVPAGVVNIVPGFGPTAGGALVRHPMVDKIAFTGSTEVGKEIHRETASTLKRVSLELGGKSPNIVFSDADTDAAVQGALLGVFFCAGQVCCAGTRLFVEQKMHDEFADKLAKTAAGMKQGPGLDPETRIGPLVSEEQLDRVTGYLEAGKKEGAKPLIGGERNTAKGLEKGYYVKPTVFTGVRNDMKIAREEIFGPVVSVIPFKDEDDAVLQGNDTTYGLAAGVWTRDVSKAHRVARAIRAGTVWVNCYNVFDPVSPFGGYKQSGYGRELGRYALDLYTQVKSVWLQI
- a CDS encoding type II toxin-antitoxin system VapC family toxin, giving the protein MAGLYLDTSCFLKLFFPEPETSRVLELAGREEQIVVSTLARLEALVQVQARVATRLLSARAATALIARMDGLLRREPYELVACPPGIIEIAESQIRPVAKSTYCRTLDRLHLATMQGLGLRRLLTNDDAQARAARVLRFEVGSPR
- a CDS encoding class I SAM-dependent methyltransferase; the encoded protein is MRLRTKRFDARAIAYHYDASNEFYALFLDRRMVYTCAYYRRPDGDLDQAQEDKLDLVCRKLRLEAGERLLDIGCGWGSLVVWAAERYGADVRGVTLSRAQAEYGQAWIRRLGLQERARVDHLDYRDLPGDLRFDKIAAVGVIEHIGIRNYPAYFARVHQLLAPGGLFLNHGITHEKHWRRTSETAFLERHVFPNGEMDNVSHILDVLERARFDIRDVESLREHYARTTRQWVERLQANAERARALVGERIYRTWIAYLAASSVAFTQGSTGLYQVVASRPDPAVRGAVPTTREGIYSAAAPAERRKLARAS
- a CDS encoding NAD(P)/FAD-dependent oxidoreductase — translated: MTAPDVLVVGGGPAGSTVAWRLARAGARVTLFDAATFPRVKLCAGWVTHAALADLELDPSAYPYTIQPFSAVSVAVGDHEHETHWDRTASYGIVRAEFDTFLLRRAAAAGARVHEGARVREVRAFPGGVEVASDAGTVHAGIVVGAGGHGCPVARGLGRARGEEHVVVTQESETSVGAERLRALTPRHGWPELIAEPDFKGYGWYFTKGDFLNVGVGALGGEPIRRRLDRLLGRLRASGRLPDDLALMPFRGHAYAIRRGQPRRLGGERFALVGNAAGLARDISGEGIGPAVRSACLAAETILDGGPATYPARIAEAFGRPAGALARLARHAPDLLIVLAARLACTRPGLRRRLVLEGAFGIG
- a CDS encoding SCP2 sterol-binding domain-containing protein, producing the protein MPSAPPDRRAAAAAGLLRRVFASLEAPLTFRLWDGTTARVGGPGESDFAVVFRSRGAFRRIVQRPTPLRFGEAYIHGDLDIEGDIFAAMRTANAIERLRVPLGSRLAVLAGLLRV
- a CDS encoding heme-dependent peroxidase; this encodes MSAAPVTLEGWYVLHEMYAVDWPRWNGLGGADRDAVVAEATALLERQAAPRDGHSGSWTLLTHKGDLCLMHWRRDLEALRAEEVALARTRLRAFLVPAYSYLSVIELGTYDLAGHAEARLKTRGVAPEGAQLEEEMRQMAAPRLFPKIPPRRYLCFYPMSKRRGEQVNWYDLPPAARAELMRGHGEIGRRYAGRVTQVIAGSVGLDDWEWGVTLFADDPLVFKKLVHEMRFDPASSRYALFGPFYVGIRFAAAKLGEVLRTGVAGAD
- a CDS encoding sulfite exporter TauE/SafE family protein; translated protein: MLYSSVGHGGASAYLAAMGLFGVAPAAMRPAALAMNIVVAAVGTWRFASAGAVPGGLLLPLCAASVPAAFVGGAIRLPASVYAPLLALTLLVGAWRLWSRLERGDLRPAPPARTLLVIGAGFGLLAGLTGIGGGIFLSPTLILAGWETPRRTAGASVVFILVNSIAGILGHLSTAGQVPPGTALLAAVALAGGLYGSWLGARRLPPLALRRLLAAVLVIAGTKLLLSG
- a CDS encoding adenylate/guanylate cyclase domain-containing protein, encoding MVYFYFNYVDPWGPPRRPLLDLGVFVVVTATIVVATFIFGIRIFGPLQAWRARLLHGADPAAVPGYIRRRALNRPLAVATFSMAGWTLAGLFYFPYQLWVVGTDPEQAARVLSGILFVGGPVASALAFLVAEYYSRRDIPLFFPEGRLERSGVLRVPILMRLGATFFVTSVLPPLLMLMVSVSLVRRFGGELPEEMRPLWVQLLRTQAYIVVATGGASFVMALLVARFINRPVQALRSAMARVAAGDLDVRVPVRSTDELGELNERFNAMVEELRRAARMRELFGRYVSRAVAEQALERGVALGGELTQATAMFVDLRGFTAMTQRTPPARVVELLNEYYAVVARVVEREGGLITQFLGDGVVAVFGGPLRPLPDHARHAVRAAIAVERELVERNAAGGERLLAGIGICTGDMIAGNVGAGGRVTYTIVGDAVNQAARLQVKTRDLGTSILVTESTRAALGEPNGLVLRPVGAVPLKGIAAPVEVYAVEG
- a CDS encoding urease accessory protein UreH, translating into MPHSALGLLAFGFVLGLRHALDVDHLAAVSTIVTSRRSLWASSIVGAVWGLGHTAALLAVALVVVGLHAQIPPRLGAGLELAVAAMLVGLGLNLLGTLWRGGRLHFHGHAHDGREHLHPHVHPRTQRDATQHHPVRAARRPFVVGLVHGLAGSAALMLGVLATIPSPRLALAYVATFGGGSIGGMIAMSTLLGMPLALAAERFARAELVLRACAAVGSVAVGVLLALATGLPR